Proteins encoded by one window of Arachis ipaensis cultivar K30076 chromosome B04, Araip1.1, whole genome shotgun sequence:
- the LOC107638023 gene encoding C2 domain-containing protein At1g63220-like isoform X1, whose translation MPRGTLEVILVSAKGLKDADFLKKMDPYVILTYRAQENRSSVARGGGSNPRWNESFLFTVSDNVAELNLRIMDKDTFTRDDFLGEARIPLEPVFAAGSIQETSYNVVKNQNYCGEIKVALTFNPEW comes from the exons ATGCCTCGCGGAACGCTTGAAGTCATTCTTGTCAGCGCAAAAGGTCTTAAGGACGCTGATTTTCTCA AAAAAATGGATCCTTATGTAATTCTCACTTATCGAGCACAGGAGAATAGAAGCAGTGTGGCAAGAG GTGGAGGATCTAACCCTCGTTGGAATGAGAGCTTTCTTTTCACAGTTTCTGATAATGTTGCTGAACTTAATCTGAGGATTATGGACAAAGATACTTTTACTCGGGATGATTTTCTTGGTGAGGCAAG AATTCCATTAGAACCAGTTTTTGCTGCGGGTAGCATTCAGGAAACTTCTTACAATGTTGTTAAGAACCAGAATTATTGTGGGGAGATTAAGGTGGCTCTCACTTTTAATCCCGAG TGGTAA
- the LOC107638023 gene encoding C2 domain-containing protein At1g63220-like isoform X2: MPRGTLEVILVSAKGLKDADFLKKMDPYVILTYRAQENRSSVARGGGSNPRWNESFLFTVSDNVAELNLRIMDKDTFTRDDFLGEASGNLGDELQEESYKHGRMRME, translated from the exons ATGCCTCGCGGAACGCTTGAAGTCATTCTTGTCAGCGCAAAAGGTCTTAAGGACGCTGATTTTCTCA AAAAAATGGATCCTTATGTAATTCTCACTTATCGAGCACAGGAGAATAGAAGCAGTGTGGCAAGAG GTGGAGGATCTAACCCTCGTTGGAATGAGAGCTTTCTTTTCACAGTTTCTGATAATGTTGCTGAACTTAATCTGAGGATTATGGACAAAGATACTTTTACTCGGGATGATTTTCTTGGTGAGGCAAG TGGTAACTTGGGTGATGAActccaagaggaaagctataaaCATGGGAGGATGAGGATGGAATGA
- the LOC107638023 gene encoding C2 domain-containing protein At1g63220-like isoform X3: protein MDPYVILTYRAQENRSSVARGGGSNPRWNESFLFTVSDNVAELNLRIMDKDTFTRDDFLGEARIPLEPVFAAGSIQETSYNVVKNQNYCGEIKVALTFNPEW, encoded by the exons ATGGATCCTTATGTAATTCTCACTTATCGAGCACAGGAGAATAGAAGCAGTGTGGCAAGAG GTGGAGGATCTAACCCTCGTTGGAATGAGAGCTTTCTTTTCACAGTTTCTGATAATGTTGCTGAACTTAATCTGAGGATTATGGACAAAGATACTTTTACTCGGGATGATTTTCTTGGTGAGGCAAG AATTCCATTAGAACCAGTTTTTGCTGCGGGTAGCATTCAGGAAACTTCTTACAATGTTGTTAAGAACCAGAATTATTGTGGGGAGATTAAGGTGGCTCTCACTTTTAATCCCGAG TGGTAA
- the LOC107638024 gene encoding uncharacterized protein LOC107638024 gives MEERERGECEERGKELVKELSPSKLGLSSSSRVLVVIVVSAVKPVAAVLLAMKPAPPSSSSWIAAARDAAVAASESIAVKQNDGQREDPQVRERETREDRDLSSRRAQSPLALPAPSPSEPSPDPPLLKLLAAPLCRRSSTPPPLPPKTTTEA, from the coding sequence atggaggagagagaaagaggcgAATGCGAGGAGAGAGGGAAGGAGCTCGTGAAGGAGCTGTCGCCGTCGAAGCTGGGTTTGTCGTCGTCTTCGCGGGTTCTGGTCGTCATCGTCGTCTCTGCCGTGAAGCCCGTCGCCGCCGTCCTTCTCGCCATGAAGCCAGCGCCGCCATCGTCATCATCATGGATTGCTGCTGCACGTGACGCCGCCGTCGCCGCCTCGGAGTCCATCGCCGTCAAGCAGAACGACGGGCAGAGAGAGGATCCccaggtgagagagagagaaaccagGGAGGACCGCGACCTGTCTAGCCGCCGTGCCCAGTCGCCGCTCGCGTTGCCGGCGCCGTCTCCGTCTGAACCGTCGCCAGATCCGCCGCTGCTGAAGCTTCTGGCCGCGCCTCTGTGTCGCCGGAGCTCCACGCCGCCGCCACTGCCACCAAAAACCACCACTGAGGCCTAA
- the LOC110271584 gene encoding uncharacterized protein LOC110271584 → MTFFQKKAAKQDAARIALESLKEKIKDDRCPLVVEDILISKSIMNECATKLNVEGPTYNTVLLEGLLPRFMFFVIFNGTKYASVIRKNKQEAEPLAARAAILSDHKDKEVPMATNNGEKRIDVVFASSNTLSSSQELQIPTHVPCAEGPFPPKNFSLQPGGSELGQLATGDTSSSSSKRQKNKKKSNNRARLESM, encoded by the exons ATGACTTTCTTTCAGAAAAAGGCTGCTAAACAAGATGCTGCAAGAATAGCATTGGAGAGCCTGAAGGAAAAGATTAAAGATGATAGATGCCCTCTTGTTGTCGAG GACATTTTGATTTCCAAGTCTATCATGAATGAATGTGCCACAAAGCTAAATGTAGAAGGGCCTACTTATAATACTGTTCTGCTAGAAGGGTTGCTTCCTCGTTTTATGTTTTTTGTGATCTTCAATGGTACAAAGTACGCTAGTGTTATcagaaaaaataaacaagaggCCGAGCCGTTAGCAGCACGTGCTGCTATTCTTTCA GATCATAAAGATAAAGAGGTTCCTATGGCCACTAATAACGGTGAGAAAAGAATTGATGTTGTTTTTGCATCGTCCAATACGCTTTCATCATCTCAAGAGCTTCAGATTCCTACACATGTACCATGTGCTGAGGGCCCTTTTCCTCCAAAAAATTTCTCTCTTCAGCCAGGAGGTTCAGAATTGGGTCAGCTGGCTACTGGTGATACTTCCAGTTCCAGTTCAAAGaggcaaaagaacaagaagaagtCAAATAACAGGGCTCGGTTGGAATCCATGTAA